A portion of the Tiliqua scincoides isolate rTilSci1 chromosome 3, rTilSci1.hap2, whole genome shotgun sequence genome contains these proteins:
- the CXADR gene encoding coxsackievirus and adenovirus receptor isoform X2, with amino-acid sequence MESSRLLWLLPLLGSVLLSSDPSECVMISPTDQTIVTKAQGEKVTLICKFTLASEDVGQLDIEWVMVQPDSEQTVILYNTGKTYDTYHMSGRVGFVDPAPSLGDGTIEILNLKPTDTGTYQCKVKKLPGIDTHRVQLTVLEKPSRTKCYIQGSQEIGTDVTLKCTSQEGSPVITYNWIKTTDTDQLPPTSVLNTDTGDLLMKNASQIYSGSYKCVSSNRVGTDECSVVLNITPPMNRAGTIAGAIIGTLLGLSLLAFFIFCCCKKQREKKYEKEVHHDIREDVPPPKSRASTARSYIGSNRSSLGSMSPSNMDGYAKTQYNKVPSEDFERTPAQNPNFQPPKYDHACRMGDIAVV; translated from the exons ATCCAAGTGAGTGTGTTATGATAAGTCCAACTGATCAAACCATAGTAACAAAAGCTCAAGGAGAGAAAGTTACCTTGATTTGCAAATTTACTCTTGCAAGTGAAGATGTAGGCCAACTTGACATTGAATGGGTTATGGTGCAACCTGATTCAGAACAAACA GTAATTTTGTACAATACAGGCAAGACTTATGATACATACCATATGAGTGGCCGGGTAGGGTTTGTTGATCCAGCTCCATCTTTGGGAGATGGTACCATTGAGATTTTGAATTTAAAGCCAACAGATACTGGCACCTACCAGTGTAAAGTGAAGAAGCTTCCTGGGATTGACACCCACAGAGTCCAGCTCACAGTACTTG AAAAGCCCTCAAGGACAAAATGCTACATCCAAGGATCACAGGAAATTGGAACTGATGTTACTCTGAAATGTACATCCCAAGAAGGCTCTCCTGTCATAACCTACAACTGGATAAAAACCACTGATACAGATCAGCTTCCACCCACATCAGTACTAA atacaGATACTGGTGATCTTTTGATGAAAAATGCTTCTCAGATTTACTCTGGTTCATACAAATGTGTGTCTTCAAACAGAGTTGGCACAGATGAATGTTCTGTTGTGCTGAATATCACTCCTC ctaTGAATAGAGCTGGTACAATCGCTGGAGCTATTATAGGGACTCTGCTGGGTCTCTCATTACTGGCATTTTTCATCTTCTGTTGCTgcaagaaacagagagagaagaaaTATGAAAAAGAGGTGCATCATGATATCAG AGAGGATGTTCCTCCTCCAAAGAGTCGTGCTTCAACAGCCCGCAGTTATATAGGAAGTAATCGTTCTTCTCTTGGTTCAATGTCTCCTTCCAATATGGATGGGTATGCCAAGACTCAATACAACAAGGTGCCAAGTGAAGATTTTGAACGTACTCCTGCTCAAAATCCAAACTTTCAACCACCAAAG TATGACCACGCATGCAGGATGGGTGACATAGCAGTGGTATAA
- the CXADR gene encoding coxsackievirus and adenovirus receptor isoform X1, producing MESSRLLWLLPLLGSVLLSSDPSECVMISPTDQTIVTKAQGEKVTLICKFTLASEDVGQLDIEWVMVQPDSEQTVILYNTGKTYDTYHMSGRVGFVDPAPSLGDGTIEILNLKPTDTGTYQCKVKKLPGIDTHRVQLTVLEKPSRTKCYIQGSQEIGTDVTLKCTSQEGSPVITYNWIKTTDTDQLPPTSVLNTDTGDLLMKNASQIYSGSYKCVSSNRVGTDECSVVLNITPPMNRAGTIAGAIIGTLLGLSLLAFFIFCCCKKQREKKYEKEVHHDIREDVPPPKSRASTARSYIGSNRSSLGSMSPSNMDGYAKTQYNKVPSEDFERTPAQNPNFQPPKVAAPNLSRMGAIPVMIPAQSKDGSIV from the exons ATCCAAGTGAGTGTGTTATGATAAGTCCAACTGATCAAACCATAGTAACAAAAGCTCAAGGAGAGAAAGTTACCTTGATTTGCAAATTTACTCTTGCAAGTGAAGATGTAGGCCAACTTGACATTGAATGGGTTATGGTGCAACCTGATTCAGAACAAACA GTAATTTTGTACAATACAGGCAAGACTTATGATACATACCATATGAGTGGCCGGGTAGGGTTTGTTGATCCAGCTCCATCTTTGGGAGATGGTACCATTGAGATTTTGAATTTAAAGCCAACAGATACTGGCACCTACCAGTGTAAAGTGAAGAAGCTTCCTGGGATTGACACCCACAGAGTCCAGCTCACAGTACTTG AAAAGCCCTCAAGGACAAAATGCTACATCCAAGGATCACAGGAAATTGGAACTGATGTTACTCTGAAATGTACATCCCAAGAAGGCTCTCCTGTCATAACCTACAACTGGATAAAAACCACTGATACAGATCAGCTTCCACCCACATCAGTACTAA atacaGATACTGGTGATCTTTTGATGAAAAATGCTTCTCAGATTTACTCTGGTTCATACAAATGTGTGTCTTCAAACAGAGTTGGCACAGATGAATGTTCTGTTGTGCTGAATATCACTCCTC ctaTGAATAGAGCTGGTACAATCGCTGGAGCTATTATAGGGACTCTGCTGGGTCTCTCATTACTGGCATTTTTCATCTTCTGTTGCTgcaagaaacagagagagaagaaaTATGAAAAAGAGGTGCATCATGATATCAG AGAGGATGTTCCTCCTCCAAAGAGTCGTGCTTCAACAGCCCGCAGTTATATAGGAAGTAATCGTTCTTCTCTTGGTTCAATGTCTCCTTCCAATATGGATGGGTATGCCAAGACTCAATACAACAAGGTGCCAAGTGAAGATTTTGAACGTACTCCTGCTCAAAATCCAAACTTTCAACCACCAAAGGTAGCTGCACCTAATCTAAGTAGAATGGGAGCTATTCCTGTGATGATTCCAGCACAAAGCAAAGATGGTTCCATAGTATAG